The Archocentrus centrarchus isolate MPI-CPG fArcCen1 chromosome 5, fArcCen1, whole genome shotgun sequence genome contains the following window.
CTGCAAGGTTGTACTTTGGAAATTCCTGTTATCTGTTTTCTAAgtacagggctttcaaattgttttggagtagcaggggggcatgccaaagtagcaggcgccttatgaccgagaccgaaGCCAAGACGGCAGCAGActatatgaatagtcacatggcggtcgtgaaccaatcaaatgtctcagattgaaagaacgtaaatattgTCACTTGcgtccacatggcgctggaaatggagacggtGGGCTgcgcaaaaattttttttttttttttttttggaaaattaaaaagtagactgggcagagtggtggagtaggtggaaaatgcgcctgccACCGGCATAATTCGAAAGCCCTGTAAGTATTCATCAAAATAATTCATTATTAGCAGAAAGGTGGAAGTCTTGCAGATGGGGATGAATTGTTGCAATATATAAGTGATAATAACAGTTTGGggagtactttttttttctttctttttttttttaaatagactaCCCCATTTTGGTTGTTTAAAAATATGGTTCTACCTAAATTTCtggtacatgtatgaaattagGCAACGGTCATATTTTAAATGGTTGAAACACTTTGGCCATGGTATATTATGGGAATAGTCCTTTGATgtccacatttattttaaatgtaactaTGGCTGTGCAGCTCATGCTTCTAAGCTGTAATTgcctggctgtttttttttttccctttttccaataacattttattgataTAGTTGGTCAGGTGCTTATATGGATGCGTCTGCTGTTATTATGTGGCAGAGATCAGATTGGAAGCTTTTGCAAACCATCACTTTGGTGTGCAAGGAAGACGCACACATATATTCACGTATTTTCTTAATTCTGCTATAAATTGAACCAATGTGCACTGTGTGATAAACCACTTGCTAAAAAAACCTCTCACCTCTAGTGATGGTTAACTTTGGAGAATGTTTGTCTGTGCTCCAGCTTTGCCAGTGTGATCACTCTCATTAGTTGTCTTGCTGCTGACATGTATGGCTTATGCCctgttgctgcttttgttttcataGTGCTCTCCAGTTGATTTGAAAATGAACTGCTCTCCTTCATAGAAAATATATTTACTAATTGAAAGTAAAACAAATCACCTTTTTGCATGAAGCTTGGTATGCCTGCTAGGTCTGAGCAATTTGATGCCTGTGAATGATACTTCCTTTTGAAGGAAGGTCTTAGCTAATATGTTGATACTTTGTGTATGTAGGGGTGAAGCCGTACGCTTGCTCCATGTGTGACATGAGGTTCTTCCAACGTTACCATCTGGCAAGACACAGCCTCACTCATACTGGTATGCGTCTGCTTACTGTAGATCATTAGGTAGACGTGTTTTAGAAGTGTCTTAACGTTCCAGCTTTGTGCATCGTCAGTAGGGTTCCTAGATGGaccagtctttaaaaaaaataaataaataaaattttttgcATACAGATGTATCCAGACATGTTATAGGAAAGAGAGTAGTAAATCTTTAGCTGAAATCATTCACACATAGCAGGGGGTATGTAAATGACCTCAGCTTTTCCCCTGCTGAAAGCTCTACTTTATCTGTGCAATTATACCCTTGTTACTTTTTTGAAATTCAAGTGTTGAAAGAAAACTGTTGTCACATTTCCTAAAACCACTGCAAAATCCAAACTGCGTTTGTTTCTCAGGCTGATGGTATAATGtgtgaaacaaaatgaagagCTATTCTAAGGGAAGagttgtggttgtgtgtttaaaACCTGTTGCTGTTTCTAGCTGATATTTACGTACTTTTATGTGTGTAGGGGTGAAGCCATACGCTTGCTCCATGTGTGATATGAGATTTTTTCAACGCTACCACTTGGCAAGACACAGCCTCACTCACACGggtatggctttttttttttttttttttgctgccttaGTGCCCACATACCCATTTTTAAGTTTGTAGGTTACTCCTTTATAGGATGAAGTACTCTTAAACATCAACCATTCTTAACTGTTGAGGCCTGCAgggagtgtttttatttatttatttattttttcatttcagttttttactTGAGTCTTTAAGCACTACTTTGGACAGTAAAAGATACCTCAAGTTATAGTCCCAAGCTACCTGTTTAAGTACCTTGAGTCCCTTTTGGCTCTTGCAGAGCATGTTGACATGAAAAGTTGTACTTAGTAGCAAAATACATTTCCATTGATTTCCCTTTTGCAGGCAAAATGTTAGCTGAATGTATTTAGTGTGACACTGTACTGGTGCCACTACTTTTGGCATGTCTGGATACATTATATAAGTGAATCTTTAAATTCATtgtactgttttatttatttttaattttctacaaaatattttgctctgtgtgtgcaggGGTGAAGCCATATGCTTGCTCTATGTGTGACATGAGATTTTTCCAGAGATACCACCTGGCAAGACACACTCTCACCCATACGGgtattaagttttatttatccCTCTCACTTATCAGTATTAGGGgttgttgatatttttccttATGTGTATGATTCACCTACCTGTCAGACACAAAGCAAGCTGTAATTTGTATTACTCCAGTATATATTCTTGATTATTGAAAGTTAAGAtttattagttttctttgttttctgttgtatACATTGTATTTGCTGAATGCTGTTAGGCTTTCGATGATACATTTTCTGTCTTGTATGTCTAGAATAAGTTGGACATGGGATCTTTTAATGACATAACATTGACTAGTTTATGTAGAATGACACATTTTGTGCACATAGTTcatgagaacttttttttttttttcctaaaatttTACACTGTATGCGTTTAGGGGTGAAGCCATACGCTTGCTCCATGTGTGACATGAGGTTCTTCCAGCGTTACCATTTGGCAAGACACAGCCTCACTCATACTGGTATGCTTGATTAATTGTTCCCCTTTCACTGTGAAACCTTGTATATTTATAAACCgtaaactcatattttatttatatatttatacattgaTTCGATCCTCTTATACAATGCTATAATTTTCACATTATTGGTAAATTAATAACCCCcttcataaaaatgtttaataaagcTTTTAGGCTTTGTTGGAAAACTGTCCACAGAAAAAGTGACTATCAGTTACCTTGCTTTGTGATTAACATTGTAATGCTTCTATTGCATGTGTATTGTTGACTACTGTATTGCATATTCAATGAAAGGTACATTACACTAAAAATCAGTTTAATTGCAGGCATTGATAGGCTAAAATGTCAGTTATGAGTGCCTATGTTTCCTGAGAACAGATaattctgaaaacatttggcctGACTGAATATTGGTgatcttgatttaaaaaaacaaacaaaaaaaacaggctttttaATTGCTTGTATTAACAGTGTTTGCTGTACTTGTGAGTTATCATTATGTTTTTTGCCAAACATCAGCATGTAAAGCACCTTAATGTCTGcagattgacttttttttttcttcttcttcttttttttttttttagtgtattGTATCTGTCAGCAAAAGGGCATGCTACAACAGTTTATTATTAAGTCTTGGTGCTCATTAATTTCACCGTTGTGTTGAAATACATCTGACATTGTTGTGCTGTCTTTAGGGGTGAAGCCATATGCTTGCACCATGTGTGACATGAGGTTTATACAACGTTACCAACTGGAGAGACACAGTCTCACTCATACAGGTACGTCCTCTTTTTTTTGAAACTCGCCCCCCTCTCACCCTGACTTTGCCCTTGCATGTGCCCCACAATATTTACATGGCTGCTTCAAACTCGAGTTTGTATTGCTTTCTGTCACTTTACTGACAAGTGCTATTTTTTTCATGTAGCATCTGTAAGGATCTTTGTAAAAATAGTATTTCCCCCATACTTTGTATATGAAATGACATGATGACCCTAAAGGGAAATTCTAACATCACTTGAATTACTTAAAGTCAAAATACAAGAATTGGAGATGGTGATTCTGCAGTCATtacaaaaaaagtacaaaaagaaGATTTACACAATTAAGATCATCATTTGTGCATTATTAACAGACTGTGTAACAACCTTTTACGCTAAAGATGTAAAGTTTGTGTATATGGGGGTTTTAGCTAAGGTCAAAAAAAGAATCCCATTACTTGCATCTTGTAATATAGTTACAGTTAGTCAAATATCtcaatgtaataaaaaatgattttgatttgTTGAACAAATTAACAAACTCTGAATTCAGGGGTGTATATGTGTTATGTGATCTGGGGGGGAACTAGGTGCCGTGTGTGTGGTCTCACTTGATGGGAATGTTAATCAGATTGGAATTCtaaccttatttatttatttttttttcccccttacaGTCATTGTGTCATTTCACATTCAAAGTAATGGCCAGGAGCTAACACAATCTtctcttttaaagttttatatttCCAAACATGTTTTGTGTAAAGATAGCATTTTTGTCAGATGTGTTTTTACGCTGCAGACTTTCtctaattaaatttttaaatttttacttaGATGCCAGGTTAGGTTCTGTGTGATGGTTTTcagagcatttttctttttctgtaattCAGTTTTTCGACTCACAGTACTTCCTCTGCAAACGAATGTGCAAACTTAATGTACAGAATTGTTTGCCAACTGCCTAAAATTGTCATACCTTCTGTAATCAGCGTAAACAATCTATTCCAGAAATTTGGTTGTGGTATGTTGAAATTATATAATCAGAAATTACATAATCAGAATAGAAAATCCTATCAACATAGTCTGAAAAAACTTGTTGTGCTAGTTGGAATGTGGCCATTAGGGCCTTCGATTTTGCCTCAATTTGTGACtggtcattttgtttttttgtttttgttttggtttgctaAAAGTTAATTTTGCTTTCTGCACAggacattttcattattattcagAGATGCAAATGTTGTTTTCAATTGGAATGGCACATTATTAAAGCATGCTGGAATTTCCAGTTTAAACAAAGCGCTGATGAGTGCAGCCAAACTTTACTAAGGAATTAGTAAAGTTTAACATGGATCAATTTTGGCAGTTGAGTGTTTTTAATGCTAAAGTTGGTACTTTGTGTGTATAGGGGTGAAGCCGTACGCTTGCACCATGTGTGACAAGAGGTTTTTTCAGCGCTACCACCTGGCGAGACACAGCCTCACTCATATGGGTATGCGTCTGCCAATCTTAACGCTGTCACAAGAATAGGATGCTGCAACATGTGTATGCTTGATCTAGCCTTGTAAATCTGTATTCATACACCATTTTTAATGAGCTTTATTATAAGTGTAATTTCAACTAGATGACATTATCAGCTCATGTATAAGTGAACTTTAGATCCCTGTGGGAATTTTGTAATTTGAAATGAGGATCTTAGATTGTACCCTTGTAAGTTACTTCAGGGTATGACATTGGTTATTAACCACAGATATCAATTTCACCCGCAATGGCACATTTAATTTATGAGAGAGGATTAtagattaattttatttttctttgttgtagagactcaaaaataattttcttgaTGCTCTGCGTTTAGGTGTGAAACCTTACGCTTGCACCATGTGTGACATGAAGTTTTTTCAGCGTTACCACCTGGCGAGACACAGCCTCACTCATACGGGTATGGGTCCGTGCACCGTGCCCATGGCATGTATTGTTAGTAATAAGTGTGCACATTTAATTTTGTTAGTTTGTCTTCTTACATTTTAGGGATATGTCATGTATAAAGCATTATAAGgccttttcttgtcttttattATCCGTCATCAGTTAGAATCAGCAGGATAAACAGAATTCAGTATTTTGCTGCTTTTAATGTTTGACAACTACAACGCTACAAACTGTACAAGGGCATTATGAAGAATATATCTGGGAagaggttttgtttttgcatgaaTTGGCCACTGTGTGGTTAATAACCAATAGCTTAAATATTTAttcctaaatttaaaaaagaaaaaaaaagaaaagtggggCAAAGTAATATAATATTGCTACTCTGCGTTTAGGTGTGAAACCTTATGCTTGCACCATGTGTGACAAGAGGTTTTTTCAGCGCTACCACCTGGCAAGACACAGCCTCACTCATATGGGTATGCGTTCACCCACCTTACCCATTTCACTGAAACAAGACTGTATGTACATGTTGTATGAGACAAAGTCAGCTATCTGTGGTAATTACATTAAAGTGACCAGAAGAATGATGTTGACGAAGCCTACCCCTACAGTGTGTTCATAATTGTACCCTTTTAAATGAGTCTAAATGAGTGTGAGGAAATGcaggactgcaacatcatcagCTCATGTGATGTGTTAAGTTGTGGATTTGACAATTGGTTCATTTTGATGTATTGGAATTGGATGAACAACAagtaatatctttttttttttttttttatatatataaagaggAAATTAACAATAGTGGTTAACAACCCATCAATTCTGAATAAATATTTGAAGTGTTTTGCTTATTGATGGATTGTGAACACAAAAATACCAAATTTTGAAAAATAATACCTTAATGCTTTGCATTTAGGTGTGAAACCTTTTGCTTGTACCATGTGTGACATGAAGTTTGTTCAACGTTACCACCTGGCAAGACACAGCCTCACTCACACGGGTATGCGTCAGTGCACCTGCCCTTAACACTTTATACTGGTCAAAATTACATAGTTTTTATTGTACGAATATCAAGAGTGCCACCAGTTTCCTATCTTGGATAGATATAGGTAATTTATAGAGATGCACCGATTGCAGTTTTCTTGACTGATTCCGATTTGCTGATACCAATTCTTGccagttctgtttttcttcccaAGAACTAGAACTGACACCATATACAAAgtgcaaaatattttaataatttttaaactttacCATTTCCCCCCAATGCAGTAAGTTACAGATAATTTAAAATAAGTTGCTGTACACCCACCTTTACCTGATATTTTTCACCTTGtcaaacaaaagcaggtgcAACAGATTTACATCACAAAACAAATGCCAGGTACTCTCCTCCACTCATCTCCAAAATTTTCCTCAATCAActgctttgatttttattttattttttatttatttattgctcatACCAAGGCTCCTGGTTTGTGGCTGGCTCTGAGCTCAGGCTAGCTTTAGCTTTGACCATTTAGCATTTTTTAGCATCTTTAAAATGTCCACGTTCAGTTGGGTCAAGGTGATTGAAGTTTTTGTAGTGGTCTTCCGCAGTTTCATTTAGCAAGTTTTGTGCCTTGACTCACAGTGAGGAGCATCCACGCTAACGACCTGTTAATGTGTGGGTGAGCATGGATGTGCCGCTGCGTGCATGTTGCACAGGCATGAAAGTGACTCGTAATCGGACGTGTGGGAGGTTGAACAGCTGGAAATCAGACGATTCTGGCTGACTGTTGGATCGATCGGTGCATCTCTAGTAATTTActataaataagaaaattaaaagtaGCTATAGAATAATTTGGCCTATGAGAAAAATCAGAGAAAAACCTTATTTCATCACCTGCCTAACAGTAGAGCTCACTCTTGGTAAAACTCTTAATTGGTATGAAGATTGTAAGTTTAGGTCATGCTTTtatagaaaaaaagcaaaaatacttATTGTATAGTATAGTGATCTACTGATAAACTAGTTACACAGTTTATACAAAAGTGAGTCTTTATTATAGTTTACCCAGACTTAACGGTTTATATTACAAATCAAGATATTAGTATTCTAGATAAAATGGCCTGTTGTCTTTGTGGGTAACTAGTGTTACATGAAGGATACAGTTGACATCTTTGTTTTGCATGCATTGGTAAATGTGTGGTTAATCAACAATAGCCTAGGTTTTTATTGGTAAAGAATGGAAACTGAggtaaaataatataatattgctaCTCTGCGTTTAGGTGTGAAACCTTATGCTTGCACCATGTGTGACAAGAGGTTTTTTCAGCGCTACCACCTGGCGAGACACAGCCTCACTCATATGGGTATGCGTCCGCCCACCTTACCCATGTTACACTATTTTCATTGTGTTAGATATAGGGTCATTTGTCTGAGGCAGTTATCATTCTTACTAAGTAGTGCACTTATCTTAATCAAGGCTATCTTGTATTATCTGTGTCAAAGGCAGTATTATAAGTCTTggcatgtaaataaatacaggacTATGATATCATCAGCTCATGAGATGTGTTTAGCtgtggattttaaatttgaatgaCACAGTTTAATGTATTCTTAATTGGATTTAGAAAATAAGCAGTGTATCCATTTAGGGCGATTTTGCTAGATTAAACAAGTGAAGCATGGTTAACAACCCATCAATTGTAAATTGATGTTTAAAGTAGAGTATTGATTGATGGATTGTGAAACAGAAGCTCAAAGATTTGAAAATAACATATTGATGCTTTGCGTTTAGGTGTGAAACCTTTTGCTTGTACCATGTGTGACATGAGGTTTGTTCAGCGTTACCACCTGGCGAGACACAGCCTCACTCATACGGGTATGGGTCCGTGCACCTGCCCATATTACATtctatacagtactgtgcaaaggtttttGGCAGTCAAAATAAAGCAAGGCTATTTTCAAAAATCATGCCATGAATAGTTTATATTAATTAACTTTTATATAAAGTTCACATTGGAACATCATATTCTGCCTTTTAAATGGCACCAGTTCTCGGAGTTCTAGGAGAACTtgcatacaattttttttttttttttttttttgtatgcatcAACTGTCTTAGTGTCTTCCATCTCTGTAATCTCAGACCATTGCCATGATGTTAAGATCATGTAGTGGGCATCTGTTGTAGAACGTCTTGTTCATTTTGTCACTGAACTTTAGTTCTTTGTAAATTGAGCTGTATGTGTTTAGGGTTATTATCTTGCTGCAGAATGAATTTGGGACCAATCAGACCCCTTTATTCTAGTAtgatgtggtagaaaaaggatTTTAAGATCTGAACTTTCTAgaactttttcacagtactgtagatgactttttatttattgtgcaaTACACAGGTCATATAGGTTAGCGTGTACTTTTTATTAAGGGGAATCCTTTTGCATAGTATCAAAAAGAGTCAGAAGCTTTTTATTTCTCTACGGTTCTGGTTAGTTACTGGAATGTTTGAATTGCCATTATTCACACTTCATTTTTTGTGGTGTGTTTGGTTAATCTATTACTTAAACTGCAAAATATCTGGCTAGCACCTTCACCCCATTTAAACCTGGTTAAGTTGTGATCTGTATCTGGATACCTTATCTAGGTAAAGAAATTTTTCTGCATTGTGATCAGATACCAAGGACCCTGAGGGGTTTCCAAGCCAGTTGAGACATCTGACGTTCCCAGTGTGTCCTCAGTCTGTTCCTGGGTCTCCTCCTGGGACGACATGCCTGAAACTTTATTGTCCTGGAGGCACTTCAGACTGGTGCctcacctcagctggctccttttggAGATAATGACTCTACCCTGAGTACCTTCCAAATTGCAAGACTTGTATCTGCAGTCTTACTCTTTCATTCACTATCCAGATAGCTCATGGCCATGAAAAAAATGTCGACCGGTAAAT
Protein-coding sequences here:
- the znf740a gene encoding gastrula zinc finger protein XlCGF57.1 isoform X14 → MSHLPSSSVRDHMKWAGLLGCEAVLSSMALMQASTMAAPPKKMMAPLGHAPPQREGPDRAPQSHMILPSGMSCPPLLIRKEGEFQAPRLLDEKEMRANEDMQQKKKNRKSVTPCKGAGGDENGPASKVQKNFICDHCYGAFRSGYHLKRHILIHTGVKPYACSMCDMRFFQRYHLARHSLTHTGVKPYACSMCDMRFFQRYHLARHSLTHTGVKPYACSMCDMRFFQRYHLARHTLTHTGVKPYACSMCDMRFFQRYHLARHSLTHTGVKPYACTMCDMRFIQRYQLERHSLTHTGVKPYACTMCDKRFFQRYHLARHSLTHMGVKPYACTMCDMKFFQRYHLARHSLTHTGVKPYACTMCDKRFFQRYHLARHSLTHMGVKPFACTMCDMKFVQRYHLARHSLTHTGVKPYACTMCDKRFFQRYHLARHSLTHMGVKPFACTMCDMRFVQRYHLARHSLTHTGVKPYACSMCDMRFIQRNHLERHSLTHTGEKPFACDMCDMRFIQRYHLERHKRVHSGEKPYQCERCQQNFSRTDRLLRHRRLCQGRSVAKVENQPCCEPRPYPQEPPPAPPTWSPLHPPPGRLAV
- the znf740a gene encoding gastrula zinc finger protein XlCGF57.1 isoform X11, which produces MSHLPSSSVRDHMKWAGLLGCEAVLSSMALMQASTMAAPPKKMMAPLGHAPPQREGPDRAPQSHMILPSGMSCPPLLIRKEGEFQAPRLLDEKEMRANEDMQQKKKNRKSVTPCKVREQEGRGGKGAGGDENGPASKVQKNFICDHCYGAFRSGYHLKRHILIHTGVKPYACSMCDMRFFQRYHLARHSLTHTGVKPYACSMCDMRFFQRYHLARHSLTHTGVKPYACSMCDMRFFQRYHLARHTLTHTGVKPYACSMCDMRFFQRYHLARHSLTHTGVKPYACTMCDMRFIQRYQLERHSLTHTGVKPYACTMCDKRFFQRYHLARHSLTHMGVKPYACTMCDMKFFQRYHLARHSLTHTGVKPYACTMCDKRFFQRYHLARHSLTHMGVKPFACTMCDMKFVQRYHLARHSLTHTGVKPYACTMCDKRFFQRYHLARHSLTHMGVKPFACTMCDMRFVQRYHLARHSLTHTGVKPYACSMCDMRFIQRNHLERHSLTHTGEKPFACDMCDMRFIQRYHLERHKRVHSGEKPYQCERCQQNFSRTDRLLRHRRLCQGRSVAKVENQPCCEPRPYPQEPPPAPPTWSPLHPPPGRLAV